In Methanofollis fontis, the following proteins share a genomic window:
- a CDS encoding uL15 family ribosomal protein, whose protein sequence is MPTNTRSKYRGSRTCGGGTHKNRRGAGNRGGRGRAGHRDHRWSHFLLAGQIHNGKNGFVSARKVKVPVLDIGEIDQIAEYLVQAGIAETEEGAILLDAADIGVEKVLGGGQVTHVLKVTAASFSAQAKEKIEAAGGQALTI, encoded by the coding sequence ATGCCCACAAACACACGTTCCAAGTACCGCGGATCCCGGACCTGCGGCGGCGGCACCCATAAGAACCGCCGCGGTGCAGGCAACCGGGGCGGCCGCGGCAGGGCGGGTCACCGCGACCACCGGTGGTCCCACTTCCTCCTTGCTGGTCAGATCCACAACGGCAAGAATGGTTTTGTCAGCGCCCGCAAGGTGAAGGTTCCGGTGCTGGACATCGGAGAGATCGACCAGATCGCCGAGTATCTGGTCCAGGCCGGCATTGCCGAGACCGAAGAGGGTGCAATCCTCCTCGATGCCGCAGATATCGGTGTCGAGAAGGTGCTCGGCGGTGGTCAGGTCACCCATGTCCTGAAGGTGACGGCAGCCTCGTTTTCTGCGCAGGCAAAAGAGAAGATTGAGGCGGCAGGCGGTCAGGCGCTGACCATCTGA
- a CDS encoding 30S ribosomal protein S8: MARLNTIADAMSAIKNASDGGKSSVVVEPASKLLGSMLGIMQEAGYIGEFEYVEDGRGGRFVVSLTGRINRCGAITPRFSTTLEEMETWETRYLPAKGFGILILSTSRGVISHEQARRAGIGGELLGFVF, translated from the coding sequence ATGGCACGACTGAATACAATTGCAGATGCGATGAGCGCCATCAAGAATGCCAGCGATGGCGGCAAGTCCTCAGTGGTCGTTGAGCCCGCAAGCAAGCTGCTTGGTTCCATGCTCGGGATCATGCAGGAAGCAGGCTATATCGGCGAATTCGAGTACGTCGAGGACGGACGGGGAGGCCGATTCGTGGTCTCTCTGACCGGTCGGATCAACCGGTGCGGTGCGATCACCCCGCGGTTCTCCACCACCCTTGAGGAGATGGAGACCTGGGAAACGAGATACCTTCCGGCAAAGGGCTTCGGCATCCTGATCCTCTCGACCTCACGGGGTGTTATATCACACGAACAGGCACGCCGCGCCGGTATCGGTGGCGAACTGCTGGGGTTCGTCTTCTGA
- a CDS encoding 50S ribosomal protein L30, with translation MFAVVQVRGVVNTRRDIKDTLKMLRLHHINHCVLIPDTPAYLGMIRKVKDYVAYGEVDERIVATVLATRGRLTGNIRLTDEYVRENSQYSGIEEFASALCRSEARFEDIPGLKPVLRLHPPRKGYRTIKRTVQQGGALGNYGEEINDLLYRMR, from the coding sequence ATGTTCGCAGTCGTTCAGGTTCGCGGGGTTGTGAATACCCGCCGCGATATCAAGGACACGCTGAAGATGCTCCGCCTCCACCACATCAACCACTGTGTCCTGATCCCGGACACGCCGGCATATCTCGGCATGATCCGGAAGGTCAAGGACTATGTTGCATATGGTGAGGTGGACGAGCGGATCGTGGCGACGGTCCTCGCCACGCGCGGCCGTCTGACCGGGAACATCCGGCTCACCGACGAGTATGTGCGTGAAAATTCGCAGTACTCCGGCATTGAGGAGTTTGCCTCCGCACTCTGCCGGAGCGAGGCGAGGTTCGAGGACATTCCGGGTCTCAAACCGGTCCTCCGTCTCCACCCCCCCAGAAAGGGATACAGGACGATCAAGCGCACTGTCCAGCAGGGAGGTGCGCTCGGCAACTATGGTGAGGAGATCAACGATCTCCTCTACAGGATGAGGTGA
- a CDS encoding 50S ribosomal protein L6, translating to MVVERRVAIPDGITANLEGTVLKVKGPKGGLERDMRYPGITITVEDGECVVATELGRKRVVAMVGTYASHIANMIEGVTKGFEYRMKVVYSHFPIQLKLQSGMLEINNFLGEKQARRATILPGVTVKVGNDEVTVSGIDKDLVGSTAAKIERATKVRKRDTRVFQDGIYIVEKA from the coding sequence ATGGTTGTTGAGAGAAGAGTTGCCATCCCGGACGGAATTACGGCAAACCTCGAAGGGACGGTCCTGAAGGTGAAGGGTCCGAAGGGAGGACTCGAGCGCGACATGCGCTACCCCGGCATCACCATCACCGTCGAGGACGGTGAGTGCGTTGTCGCCACCGAGTTGGGGCGGAAGCGCGTTGTTGCCATGGTCGGCACCTATGCCTCGCATATCGCGAACATGATTGAGGGCGTCACCAAGGGCTTTGAGTACAGGATGAAGGTGGTCTACTCCCACTTCCCGATCCAGCTCAAACTGCAGTCCGGCATGCTGGAGATCAATAATTTCCTCGGGGAGAAGCAGGCGAGGCGCGCCACGATCCTGCCGGGTGTGACGGTCAAGGTCGGTAACGACGAGGTGACCGTGAGCGGCATCGACAAGGATCTGGTCGGATCGACGGCGGCAAAGATCGAGCGGGCGACGAAGGTTCGCAAGCGCGATACGCGGGTCTTCCAGGACGGAATATACATCGTAGAGAAGGCGTGA
- the secY gene encoding preprotein translocase subunit SecY, whose amino-acid sequence MGNLLDRMEPLLAAMPSVKSPEGHVHFKNKLLWTAAILLLYFFLTNIPVFGLDPSSQDVFLYYRALLAGANGSIVHLGIGPIVTASIVLQLLKGADLIPIDTSEVRGQVMYMGLQKLLIVVMIILEAAPNLFGGFLIPDPTIAAAFFGGNTFTLSFLIFLQICLGGVLIVLMDEVVTKWGLGSGVGLFIIAGISQSLVNGFLNWTAVSDPYPVGFFPRLFAIGVSGGNYLQYFGTDLLAFVTTIAIFLIVVYVESTRIEIPLAHARVRGARARFPVKLIYASVLPMILVRVLQANIQMIGMFLSNTGITIFGRFDGQTPVDGLMWYLAPVNGPTDWMWWVQDLGHAPWEIILRLGIDMFFMIVGGAIFALFWIKTAGLDSKDVARQIQLSGMQIPGYRRNTQVLIKYLDRYIPRVTVIGGVLIGLLSVFANLFGVIGAVSGTGLLLTVSITYRLYEEVASEQIMEMYPFMRQFFGRE is encoded by the coding sequence ATGGGGAATCTGCTGGATAGAATGGAGCCTTTGCTTGCGGCGATGCCGTCGGTAAAGTCTCCGGAAGGCCATGTCCACTTCAAGAACAAACTGCTGTGGACCGCTGCAATTTTGCTGCTGTACTTTTTCTTGACCAATATTCCTGTGTTCGGTCTTGATCCCAGTTCTCAGGACGTGTTCCTGTACTACCGTGCACTGCTTGCCGGGGCGAACGGGTCGATCGTGCACCTGGGTATCGGACCGATCGTCACCGCGTCCATCGTTCTCCAGCTCCTCAAGGGTGCGGACCTGATCCCGATCGACACCAGTGAGGTCAGGGGACAGGTCATGTATATGGGGCTCCAGAAGCTGCTCATCGTGGTGATGATCATACTGGAAGCGGCGCCGAACCTCTTCGGCGGTTTTCTCATCCCTGATCCGACCATTGCAGCAGCGTTCTTCGGCGGGAACACCTTTACGCTCTCGTTCCTGATCTTCCTGCAGATCTGTCTGGGTGGTGTCCTCATCGTTCTGATGGACGAGGTCGTCACCAAGTGGGGTCTTGGCTCCGGTGTCGGACTCTTCATCATCGCAGGCATCTCGCAGAGTCTGGTGAACGGATTCCTGAACTGGACGGCGGTCTCCGATCCCTATCCGGTGGGTTTCTTCCCGCGCCTCTTCGCCATCGGCGTCTCGGGCGGCAACTATCTGCAGTACTTCGGGACCGATCTGCTCGCCTTCGTGACGACGATCGCCATATTCCTGATCGTCGTCTATGTGGAGTCGACGCGTATCGAGATCCCGCTCGCCCATGCCCGCGTGCGCGGTGCGCGGGCGAGGTTCCCTGTGAAACTGATCTATGCAAGTGTCCTGCCGATGATCCTGGTCCGTGTGCTCCAGGCAAATATCCAGATGATCGGCATGTTCCTCTCGAATACCGGCATCACCATCTTCGGCAGGTTCGACGGGCAGACCCCGGTGGACGGTCTGATGTGGTATCTCGCACCGGTGAACGGGCCCACCGACTGGATGTGGTGGGTGCAGGACCTTGGCCACGCCCCCTGGGAGATCATTCTCCGCCTCGGCATCGACATGTTCTTCATGATCGTCGGCGGCGCCATCTTTGCCCTGTTCTGGATCAAGACCGCCGGTCTCGACTCGAAGGACGTCGCCCGGCAGATCCAGCTCTCCGGCATGCAGATCCCCGGTTACCGCCGGAACACCCAGGTGCTGATTAAATACCTCGACCGCTATATCCCGAGGGTAACCGTTATCGGTGGTGTCCTGATCGGGCTGTTGAGCGTATTTGCAAACCTCTTTGGTGTCATAGGTGCAGTGAGTGGTACAGGACTGCTGCTGACGGTCAGTATCACCTATCGTCTCTATGAAGAAGTGGCCAGTGAGCAGATCATGGAGATGTATCCGTTCATGCGACAGTTCTTTGGGAGAGAGTAG
- a CDS encoding 30S ribosomal protein S5 has translation MAFEQEPWIPLTGLGRAVAAGEITSIDEVLQSGKPIREPQIVDAFLPDLTDEVIDISMVQRMTDSGRRVKFRAVVIVGNRNGYIGFGQGKDAQVGNAIRKAIGDAKTNIIKVRRGCGSWECGCDTEHSIPMRVKGKAGSVSVTLMPAPQGIGLVTGEIGKKVLDLAGVKDAWAFSSGNTRTTINYAKATFYALKATNMIRTGGAE, from the coding sequence ATGGCATTCGAACAGGAACCCTGGATTCCGCTGACCGGTCTTGGCCGTGCGGTTGCCGCCGGCGAGATCACGAGCATCGACGAGGTGCTCCAGAGCGGAAAACCGATCCGGGAGCCCCAGATCGTTGATGCGTTCCTCCCCGACCTCACGGACGAAGTGATTGATATCTCTATGGTCCAGAGGATGACCGACTCAGGCCGCCGTGTGAAGTTCAGGGCCGTGGTCATTGTCGGAAACCGGAACGGATACATCGGTTTCGGGCAGGGTAAGGACGCACAGGTTGGAAACGCGATCCGAAAGGCAATTGGGGATGCAAAGACCAACATCATCAAGGTTCGCCGCGGCTGCGGGAGCTGGGAATGCGGGTGCGATACCGAGCATTCCATCCCGATGCGGGTAAAGGGCAAGGCTGGTTCGGTCAGTGTCACCCTGATGCCTGCACCGCAGGGTATCGGACTTGTGACCGGTGAGATCGGCAAGAAGGTGCTGGATCTTGCAGGCGTCAAGGACGCCTGGGCGTTCTCGAGCGGGAACACCCGGACGACGATCAACTATGCCAAGGCGACCTTCTATGCGCTGAAGGCGACGAACATGATCCGGACCGGAGGAGCGGAATAA
- a CDS encoding 30S ribosomal protein S14, whose amino-acid sequence MADKDIKKKFGRGANQCQICGRKQGLVRRYNIMFCRQCFREWAPKMGFKKMN is encoded by the coding sequence ATGGCAGACAAAGATATCAAGAAAAAATTCGGACGCGGTGCCAACCAGTGCCAGATCTGTGGCCGGAAGCAGGGCCTTGTCCGCAGGTACAATATCATGTTCTGCCGGCAGTGCTTCCGCGAGTGGGCGCCGAAGATGGGCTTTAAAAAGATGAACTGA
- a CDS encoding 50S ribosomal protein L32e, with amino-acid sequence MADETVRLIRVRSAKTGCKFQRQCLHAKKKLKDTWRRPRGLTSKQRRQYKAKGAHPQGGYNAPVAVRGMHPSGYFEVLVYTPSDLEGLDAAVQAVRIGGSVGNKKRADIQQRALEAGLKVLNAKDLAPAAAPETEAEEAESDE; translated from the coding sequence ATGGCAGACGAAACAGTCCGTTTAATCCGTGTCCGGTCAGCGAAGACCGGGTGCAAATTCCAGCGCCAGTGCCTCCACGCAAAGAAGAAGCTGAAGGATACCTGGAGACGCCCCCGCGGTCTGACCAGCAAACAGCGCAGGCAGTACAAGGCGAAAGGCGCTCACCCGCAGGGAGGTTACAATGCTCCTGTGGCGGTGCGCGGCATGCATCCGTCCGGCTACTTCGAGGTACTGGTCTACACCCCCTCCGATCTCGAGGGGCTTGATGCGGCGGTCCAGGCCGTTCGCATCGGAGGAAGCGTCGGAAACAAAAAGCGCGCCGATATCCAGCAGCGGGCACTTGAGGCGGGCCTCAAGGTGCTGAACGCAAAGGATCTTGCCCCGGCAGCGGCGCCGGAGACCGAAGCGGAGGAGGCTGAGTCCGATGAGTGA
- a CDS encoding 50S ribosomal protein L18, producing the protein MATGARYFVPFRRRKEGRTDYYARMKLLLSGTPRMVVRKTNRQIICQLVVPGEQGDETLISAYSAELKALGYEGSTSSTPAAYLTGMLFATKALEAGYDEAVLDIGLARAQRGARVFAALKGAVEAGLEIPFGEEILPDDERTSGAVIAEYAPEKAGNLVENVEKVAQAIMKEQE; encoded by the coding sequence ATGGCGACCGGAGCACGATATTTTGTTCCGTTCCGCAGGAGGAAAGAGGGCAGGACCGATTACTATGCGCGCATGAAGCTCCTGCTCTCCGGCACGCCGCGGATGGTCGTCCGCAAGACCAACCGCCAGATAATCTGTCAGCTCGTTGTACCTGGCGAACAGGGAGATGAGACTCTGATTTCGGCCTATTCTGCCGAACTGAAGGCGCTTGGCTATGAGGGTTCGACCTCGAGCACACCGGCGGCCTATCTGACAGGAATGCTGTTTGCGACGAAGGCCCTTGAGGCTGGATACGATGAGGCGGTCCTTGACATCGGGCTTGCTCGGGCGCAGAGGGGAGCACGGGTCTTTGCAGCCCTGAAGGGCGCTGTTGAGGCCGGGCTCGAGATCCCGTTCGGTGAGGAGATCCTCCCCGACGATGAGCGCACCAGCGGGGCAGTCATTGCTGAATATGCTCCTGAAAAGGCCGGAAATCTCGTTGAGAATGTTGAAAAAGTGGCACAGGCCATCATGAAGGAGCAGGAGTGA
- a CDS encoding 50S ribosomal protein L19e yields the protein MSDLATQKRVAAAVMKCGVNRVRFDPERLSDIENAISRSEIRELVADGAIGAAPIKGNSRGRARIRTEKRSYGHKKGYGRRKGRAGARTPSKRQWILRIRAIRSSLREMREDGSIDRRTYRKLYRRAAGGQFRSRAHMKAHVDMTKGRNE from the coding sequence ATGAGTGACCTCGCCACCCAGAAGCGCGTTGCCGCCGCCGTCATGAAGTGCGGTGTCAACCGCGTCCGCTTCGATCCCGAGCGTCTCAGTGACATCGAGAACGCGATCTCGCGCAGTGAGATCCGCGAACTTGTCGCCGACGGTGCGATCGGCGCCGCCCCGATCAAGGGCAACAGCCGCGGCCGTGCCCGTATCCGTACCGAGAAGCGGAGCTACGGTCACAAGAAGGGATATGGTCGCAGGAAAGGTCGGGCGGGTGCCCGGACGCCTTCCAAGCGGCAGTGGATCCTCAGAATCCGTGCGATTAGATCCTCGCTGCGCGAGATGCGTGAGGACGGTTCCATTGACCGCCGCACCTACCGGAAACTCTACCGGCGTGCTGCAGGTGGACAGTTCAGGAGCCGCGCCCACATGAAGGCCCATGTTGATATGACGAAAGGGAGGAATGAGTGA
- a CDS encoding 50S ribosomal protein L5 yields MANPMQDVHIDKIVVHMGVGESGERLVKGEDILRQITGGSPVRSIAKKTQPAFGIRKGAPTGAKVTLRGKKAEAFVQTAFDIVERRLADRAFDQQGNFSFGIEEHTDFPGQSYDPQIGIYGMDINVVLEKKGVRIARRRIAPRKLPTKQRVTKDEAISFVRDSYGMEVL; encoded by the coding sequence ATGGCGAACCCGATGCAGGACGTCCACATCGACAAGATTGTTGTCCACATGGGTGTCGGCGAGAGCGGTGAGAGGCTGGTCAAGGGTGAGGACATCCTCCGGCAGATCACCGGCGGGAGCCCGGTGCGCTCGATTGCCAAGAAGACCCAGCCGGCCTTCGGTATCAGAAAAGGCGCCCCGACTGGAGCGAAAGTGACGCTCAGGGGCAAGAAAGCCGAGGCATTTGTGCAGACCGCCTTCGATATCGTCGAACGGAGGCTTGCCGACCGGGCCTTCGATCAACAGGGGAACTTCTCCTTCGGCATCGAAGAGCACACCGATTTCCCGGGCCAGTCCTACGACCCGCAGATCGGCATCTATGGCATGGACATCAATGTCGTGCTCGAGAAGAAGGGCGTCAGGATCGCCCGCAGGCGTATCGCTCCCCGGAAACTCCCGACGAAGCAGCGCGTCACCAAGGATGAGGCGATCTCCTTTGTCAGGGACAGCTACGGCATGGAGGTGCTCTGA